Proteins from a genomic interval of Gossypium hirsutum isolate 1008001.06 chromosome A09, Gossypium_hirsutum_v2.1, whole genome shotgun sequence:
- the LOC107892368 gene encoding uncharacterized protein, with the protein MKMPTAVFLLLLLLSATTNLHSSAAPIPGLDSFLTQQSRIDPKSTNDPFQSLPSSLKKFLSSSSAAPLHIPSLISSLLSLSVPIPLHIRLVGLNFSSSSLSLLTSFLQSSVTSSHFHLISSSSSHHSLSIGHSLHLDVSLSPSSLSSTLSTALSSALSSTPSSLRSPLLSIPYSTVDSIISRHFDSEKTDNSVYVYILNLGVTPKQPYAYSYSHSESSAGYTNCLGTLWTGNKRYLWIDLGAGPVDYGPALSGDGVLPRGEFHPLAAAHGRPKSEKTLLADLASLIYSAYQVLVVPPLRIPVHFENTLTVELIHIHASENVDSSGLDWNEIEKSFRNEANDGELLFGNQSLEFKRYSVNYEECSICSFAVSRSINSFTSRFLFDNYTLIVSEYLDSKRLHQILSDSAEEFRRVAGLPEEEFGSRVLPVYVFDLDYHTILLLDRYHQSIAFRDMVIAVRTRTAQTVSDYSCNGRHVFTRTRELQRPLVGSILQSMWGVSPTHLLWSPTHNSTLVDYTWTVGQTPFGPFSEVMSLSFVQKDAARRNFLLTSLNYSLTSAIDVLESIDAHGGVRNLLKQKQHVEFIQRWHLFRYKLDKAVSALSHFDFEMAFYYIKSSDHDLYAIHDLVYTSSQEIEASLVCFKDPPFPWAALSFSAVGFLALSYVYAKRDKLFRNKRKQF; encoded by the coding sequence ATGAAGATGCCGACCGCtgtcttcctcctcctcctcctcctctccgcCACCACAAACCTCCACAGTTCCGCTGCACCGATCCCTGGACTGGACTCCTTTCTAACCCAACAGTCCCGCATCGACCCGAAATCGACAAACGACCCCTTTCAGTCCCTTCCTTCTTCCCTCAAGAAATTCCTCTCTTCCTCCTCCGCTGCCCCTCTACATATCCCTTCGTTGATCTCCTCCCTTCTTTCACTTTCCGTCCCAATCCCTCTCCATATCCGCCTCGTTGGCCTCAATTTCTCTTCTTCCTCCCTTTCTCTGCTCACTTCTTTCCTCCAATCCTCCGTCACTTCCTCTCACTTTCACCtcatctcttcttcttcttcccatCATTCTCTTTCCATCGGCCACTCCCTCCATCTCGACGTTTCTCTTTCTCCCTCCTCTCTTTCCTCTACCCTTTCCACCGCTCTTTCCTCCGCCCTTTCCTCTACCCCTTCCTCCCTCCGTTCACCTCTCCTTTCCATCCCCTATTCCACCGTCGACTCCATCATTTCCCGCCATTTTGACTCCGAGAAAACCGATAATTCCGTTTACGTTTATATTCTCAATCTGGGTGTTACCCCCAAGCAACCTTATGCCTACTCTTACTCTCATTCCGAGTCTTCCGCAGGCTACACCAATTGTTTAGGGACCCTTTGGACTGGCAACAAAAGGTATCTTTGGATTGATCTCGGGGCTGGTCCCGTTGACTATGGGCCGGCTTTATCTGGTGATGGGGTACTCCCGAGAGGCGAGTTTCACCCTTTGGCAGCCGCACATGGAAGACCCAAATCCGAAAAAACCTTGCTTGCCGACTTGGCTTCTTTGATATACAGTGCTTATCAGGTACTTGTTGTTCCTCCTTTGAGAATTCCCGTTCATTTCGAGAATACTTTAACTGTTGAGCTTATCCATATTCACGCATCTGAAAATGTGGATTCAAGTGGTTTGGATtggaatgagattgaaaaatcctTCCGTAATGAGGCAAATGATGGTGAGTTGTTGTTTGGCAATCAGAGTTTAGAGTTCAAAAGGTATAGTGTTAACTACGAGGAGTGTTCGATTTGTTCTTTTGCGGTTTCTAGGTCGATCAATTCCTTTACTTCGAGGTTTCTGTTTGATAACTACACTTTGATTGTGAGCGAGTATTTGGATTCGAAACGTTTGCATCAGATATTGTCTGATTCGGCAGAGGAGTTTAGGAGGGTCGCAGGCTTGCCCGAGGAGGAATTTGGTAGTAGGGTACTTCCTGTTTATGTGTTTGATTTGGATTATCATACCATTTTGTTGCTGGATCGGTATCATCAGTCTATTGCATTTAGAGATATGGTTATCGCTGTTAGGACAAGGACTGCTCAAACTGTGAGTGATTACAGTTGTAATGGTCGTCATGTTTTCACTCGTACAAGGGAGCTGCAGAGGCCGCTTGTTGGTTCAATTTTACAGAGTATGTGGGGAGTGTCGCCTACTCATTTGTTATGGAGCCCTACACATAACAGTACACTTGTGGATTATACATGGACTGTTGGTCAGACACCTTTTGGACCATTTTCAGAGGTTATGTCATTGTCTTTTGTGCAGAAGGATGCAGCTCGGAGAAATTTTCTCTTGACATCATTGAATTACAGTTTAACAAGTGCTATTGATGTTCTTGAATCTATTGATGCACATGGTGGGGTTAGAAATCTCCTTAAACAGAAGCAGCATGTTGAGTTCATACAGAGGTGGCACTTGTTCCGGTACAAGCTGGATAAAGCAGTTTCTGCTTTGTCACATTTTGACTTCGAGATGGCATTCTATTACATAAAGTCTTCAGATCACGATCTTTATGCAATTCACGATCTCGTATACACTTCATCACAAGAAATTGAAGCATCACTTGTTTGTTTCAAGGACCCACCATTCCCGTGGGCTGCATTATCATTTTCCGCAGTTGGTTTCCTTGCACTCTCTTATGTGTATGCAAAAAGGGACAAACTTTTTAGAAACAAGAGGAAGCAGTTTTGA